AGTCAGATTTCTGAGCTTAAACAAGGAGGTGAGGTCACCGTAAAAGTTCCTTATAACCAGGAAACCTTTACCGGAAAAATAGCGACGATAAAGCAGATGCCTAAATATGCAGATATCACGACAGCTTATCCGGATTACAAAATGGATGAAGCCGTTTATGAAATCAAAGTAACCCCAACCGATATTAAAAAAACTGAGGTATTACTTTTTAACGCTGCTGTTTTACTACCAAGACCCGTTGTCAATGCCAAATAAACCTGTTTTCTTCTATTTGGTGAAACGAGAGTTTGGCCTGTTTTGGAGCAACAAAATTTTTGTGGTTGCCTTTCTGATCATGCCCGTTATTCTTGCCTTTTTATTAGGCAATGTTTATATGGACGGTGCAGTGAAACACCTGAAAATTGTGGTGGTGGACAAAGACAATACATCGATGAGCACTAAGCTTATTGATATGTTTTCCGATCATCCAACCCTGCATGTTCTGGAAGTAAAACATGAAACGATAGATTTAGATCAAACGATGCTGGATACGCGTGCGATTGCAATTGTCGTGATACCTGAAAGGTTTGAAGCCGATGTGTTGAATAAACGCAATCCTGAAGTCAATACTTATCTGAATATGAGCAATACCGTTGCTGCTGGGGCAGTCGGAACTGCAATTGCACAATGTAATGGAACCCTGAACGCAGGAATAGGGATAGAAGCTATGAAGAAATCTGGTTTGCCTGCAAGCGTTGCTGCACAAAGAATCCAGCCTTTCCAGCTCAACCTGTTCCAGCTGTACAATCCCGGTCAAAGTTACCTGGTGTTCCTATGGCCTGCACTTATTTTCTCTATCCTGCACCAATTACTTTTATTAGCCATGGCTGTTAGTTTTTCGCAGGAAATAGAAAATAATACCTTTAACAAAGCAGGTCTTTTAGGTCTGACCACTTCGGCCTTTCAATTGATTATTATCAAGATGGTCCCATATTTGATCTTATCAATGATTACCCTGCTGGTCTTTTATTTATTCAGCCTGCACTTTAAACTGCCAAATCCTGTGCATCCGGAGGTCTTATTTTTATCACAAATTCTAATGGTGATCAGCACTTGTCTGCTGGGTGGTTTGTACAGCCTTATTTTTCCATCTCAATTGAAAGCGACAGAACTGCTTCTGTGTATTGCTTCACCAGCATTTACTGTATCAGGATTTACATGGCCAGCAGATCAGACCCCGGTCATCTTAGAAGCCTTTGGTAAAATTATCCCATTGACGCCGTATTTAAGGAGCTTAAGAGCTTTGCTGCTTGAAGGGGCGAATATCCATGATGTGATGCCTTTTATCCAGCATCAGCTTATTTTAATAGCTGTGTTTTTTTTATTAAGTTTTATACTGCTGAAGTTAAGAATCAGAAAAAGCCTTCGGGTTTCAAAGGAAGTTAACGCGGAAGAGGAATAACCATGAACAGACTTAAAACATTTTTATCATTAACCGGCAGGGAATTCAGGTTGTTTAAAAACAACCCGATTATGGTGATGCTGTTTATAGGCGGGCCAATCCTGTACGGGGTCATATTTGGCGCAGTCTATCAAAAAGGTAAATTTACCGATTTGCCTGTAATGGTTGTCGACAAAGATAACTCCGCAATGAGCGCCAGATTTATTGATATGCTCGATGATATGGATGTGTTGAAAGTTGTGAACGTGAAACACGAAAGTATAAACATGAAAACTGTTTTGATGAATGACAAAGCTTTGGCAGCTGTAGTTATACCTGATGGATTTGAAGCTGATCTGTTACAGAACAGACATCCTGAAATTAATGCTTACGTGAATAACGCGAATCTAATGACTTCCAGTTATGTATCCCGTGCTTTACTGACCGCTGGCGGAACACTAAATGCGGGTATAAAAATAGGGGCGATGCAAAAGCAGGGGTTGCCGGCAGCGGTAGCCGCGAACCAATATGAAGCCTTTCATTCCAACACTTTTCGTTTATATAACCCGGCTTCCAATTATATGATTTATTCCTGGCCATCTTACCTGGCTATCATTTTGCAAACCGTAACTATTGTAGTCATGGCTTTGAGTTTTACCTCAGAATATGAAGCCAATACTTTTAAAGAGTTGTGTCAGAAAAGTAAAACTGTATCCATGATGATGGCGATAAAAGTCGTTCCTTACTGGATTATATCTATTGGTTTAGCAGGTATTCTGGCCTGTTTTTATGTGATTTTCAGAGAACCTTTTCCTAAACATATACTGGATGCAGCCCTCATCTTTTTGCTGTTTATAGCTGCTGCTACTTTTATGGGAATGGTTGCAAGTATCCTATTTAAAACGCAATTACGAGCTGTGCAATTTTTAATGGTGCTCTCCATGACCGTATATATTGTATCCGGGTACAGCTGGCCTTTTGACCAGACCGGATGGGCAGCACGTGTATTTGCTTATATTTTTCCGATGATGCCTTTTGTGAACGGATACCGGATTTTATTATTTCAAAGTGGTACATTGAATGATATCAGCGACTATACGACTATTTTAGTTATTCAACTCTGTTTCTACATTTTACTGTCTTACATTCTTTTGAAAATAAAGACCCGCAAGGAAATGAAAAGGAATAAGAATTAACCTGATCGCTGAGGAAGGGAAACTTTTTGACAGACTTGCTGTTCTCCTGTTGTTATTAAACAAATAAAGAAATGGCATTACATCAAACCAGCAAGGCACAGACCATAGGTCGTATTATATTAGGTCTGATCCTGTTAACCGCAGGGATTGGCCACCTGAGTTGGGCAAGAGTAGAATTCCTTGCGCAAGTGCCGGACTGGGTTCCATTAAACGGAGATCTTGTTGTTATTCTTTCCGGAATTGTGGAGATTTCTATGGGACTTTCTTTAATCTTCTGGAGCAACCAGCGTGTCAGAGTTGGTTGGATTGTGGCCCTGTTTTTTGTGCTGGTTTTCCCTGGTAATGTTTCTCAATTGATTACGCACACCAACGCTTTTGGCCTGAACTCAGATTTACTTCGTGGCATCAGGTTATTGTTCCAGCCAGTGCTTGTAATCTGGGCATTGTGGAGTACTGGAGCATGGGCTGCCTGGCGGAAAAAATAAACCGGAAAGATCATATATTAGTCTTAAGGCTATTGTTTAGCATGATAAGCCGCTTTGATCTCTTTGATATTTCCCGCCGTTTGATTAAAAAAAGTAATAATTCTTGGATAAAAGCTTTTGAATGTTGGATACCGATCTCTGGAAGACTCGTATTCCCCTAATAGCATAACTAGTTCTTTTGTCCAGAGAAAACCCTTTTTTTGCTGTTCCAGAATCTCAGCCTGTACAACCTTATCCTCATTTTTGTGATCAATCAGATATCTGACTACACAAGCTCTGACTAAAGACTCATTGATTAAACTTTGCCAATCCTCATAAGCTTCGCGCTTCATTTCTATCCGCTGTGAATCCAGCAGAATTCCGCCACTGGCTTCCAGTAATTTCCCGTTGCCATCTTCTTCCAGAATATGGTTCACAAACGAATGGTTAAACTCATGAATTAAGGTAGGCAGATAGTCATTAGCGGAGAATAAGGGCTGACTCGTTTCATCGAAAGTCCAGGAACCCATAATCGCATAGACAATCTTTTTCTGTCCGGCAGGAAATACACTTGGACCATAATTAGCTCCACCATTTGCAAGGCCAACAACAGTTTTGTAGTCTACACTATGGTCACCATAATAAGCTGGATACCAATTGGGATCGAAGCTCGCTGATGCCTGATTAAACCGGGTTGTAGCGACGTTGTAAATAGACTGGTGATTTTTATAAAACACTTCAAATGAAGAGGTTTTATAGAAGTCATTTAACAGTTTAACGAATTTCAGGGCATCTTCCATTTCCCATTTTCCTGCCAGGCTGCTCTTTGAAACCTTAATCAGGGAAAACTGATCACCTTTAAATTCAAGATTTGCAGCAAGGAACATTACTCTTGAAAAACCTATTCCTTTTTCTTCACTCAGCTTCTTTGCAAAACTGATTATTGGCTGATCCTTATATTTTCCAAAATAAGCATTGATGTCTTTCACGTACTGCTTTGCAAAATTCATATTGTACTCAGGATTTCCTGCAAGCCTGAATACAATACTTAACAACTCTACCCGCCGGTCTACTGTTGATGCGACAGCCTGTGTTTTATTAAATACAGGAACCGGTCTGCTAAAAACAGGGGGCTTCGCAAAAGAGAAAGTATTGATCAATACCAGCAGAAAAGTAATAGTTAATTTCATTTGATGGGCGTTAAAATCTGAATAACCGAAATAAATAAATGCTTTTCCACCAATGTAAGCTATTCGCGTTAAAGATTATCCTGATGCGTAAAAAATGTCCGCAATTGTCCGCAGCTGTCTGCAATTGTCCGCAGTTGTCCGTGGGTTAGTCAAAGGGGAAATTATAATTTCAATAATCTTCAACTAGTTATGGTTTGGTTGTGCCTGAGTGGTGGTCGGGGTGACACCAGGTTGAGAACAGCCTTTAAGCATACTTACTCTAAGTCATTTCAACTAGTTGTTTTGACTTGGACTTGCCATGGACTCACGTTACTTTAGCATTGCTCTTACCCTAACGAGTACCCGGACAGTACCCGGGCAGTACCCGGCCGATATTGAGTTATTATTTAGCTATTTTGAATTTATTTACTAACAGCCCGGCCTTGTTTCGGCTGGGCCATCCTTGACAGCAAAGACTTTCTGTTGAGCGTGTCAAAAATTTATGCTTAAAAAAGAGCCTGCTCCACAAGTTTATGAATTGATCCAAAAAATAAAACAGAACATAATTACCGTTTTAAGCGTTATAATGATTTAAAATCTATAAAAACAATAATGAAGCATACATCTTATCAGGAAGCGATCGAAGAATACGAATTAAAAGAAAATGAACAGGCCTTATTGCTTTACGCACATTATGGCAGGGCGATTTATATGGGGCAGGTTTTAGAACAGCAGACTATCAATATGTTAGCTATAGATGATATCGTTAAAACCAAACCTGATTCACAAGATGCCTATGAAGCTATCTGGGCTAAATATGACCACAGTAAAATGATGGTAGGTGTGATGACCACTTTATTACAAGAAGCTTATCAGATCAGTGATATTGATATGGAAGAATTCAGAGAAGTATTGCTGTTAAGAAATAACTTAGCACACAGATACTTTAGATTTAATGACGTATTATTCTCGTCGCATGGCGGACGTAAACGGATGATCAAAGACTTTGTAGATTTCACCAATAGTATCAAAGCAATTGAAGAAAAGTTAGCTGTTTATATTGCTGATTATAATAGTGCAGCTGGTTTAAGCGCAGAAAGAATTGCTGAATTACTGGCAGAAAGAAAAGAAGAGTGGAAAGACAAAGTAATTGATGATACTTATGATAGTTCACTAAAGTATAACTAACCTTTTACACAGATTAACCCATTATTTCTATAATTTGATCATATTTACGGATCTGGTACTAAATCCTTAAAATGATCAAATCGATTTCTATTCATGACTTTATCAATTTACCTGAATCCGTTCCTCTGATTGATGTCAGAACTCCTTTAGAATTTCAGCAAGGTAGAATTCCTGGCGCATTTAATGTGCCGGTTTTCACCAATGAAGAACGTGTTCAGGTAGGTACGACTTACAAACAAGTTGGAAGAGAACAGGCAATTTTACTGGGCTTTGATCTGACAGGTAATAAATGGTCGTCTTTTATCAGGGAAGCTTTAGTAATATCACCCGGAAAAAAGATTGCTGTTCATTGCTGGCGCGGAGGAATGAGAAGTGGTGCAATGGCCTGGGCGCTTGATCTGTACGGCTTTGAGGTCTACCTTATTGAAGGCGGTTATAAGAATTACCGCAGGTGGTCTGCTGCGCAATTTGAAAAAGCTTATCAGTTAACTATAGTAGGAGGAATGACAGGTTCTGGTAAGACCAAACTGCTTCATCAGCTCCGGACTATGGGTGAACAAATCATAGATCTGGAAGAATTGGCACAACATCAGGGTTCCTCTTACGGCACAATGAATAAAATGGTGCAGCCTACACAAGAGCAATTTGAAAACAACTTTGCTTTTCAACTGAACAAACTCGACAGGCAAAGCCGGATATGGATAGAAGATGAAAGTCTGACCATTGGCAAAAGATGTATACCGAATCCTTTTTGGTATCAAATGAGAACCTCTTTAGTATTAAATATAGCAGTTCCTGATGAACATCGCGTAGAACTGCTGGCCGCAGAATACGGAGCTTTAGATCCTGAATTTTTAATAGAATGTACACAGCGTATCTGGAAAAGACTTGGCCCGGAGCAAACTAAAAATGCTATTCTGGCTATTCAGGAAGACCGTATGTCAGACTTTATCAGGATTGTACTGGTTTATTATGATAAAACATATAAAACAGGACTTCATAAACGCGATCCGGAGAAAATCAAAACAATAGCTATTGATAGCAAAGATATCAAAGTGAATGCAGCTAAAATGCTGTTGACCATACAGGAATTACATTCCACTCAACAATTATAACTCAGAAAATGGAATCAACCCCTATAAAACTTACCCAATACTCACATGGTGCCGGATGTGGCTGTAAAATCAGCCCTGCCGTACTTGACAAAATTTTACATACTACAGTTCCTGCCACAGCTGATCCTCGTCTCTTAGTTGGAAATGATAAAAGGGACGATGCCGCAGTATTTGATTTAGGCAATGGAACTGCCTTAATTTCAACTACAGATTTTTTTATGCCTATTGTAGATGATCCCTATGACTTTGGCAGGATTGCTTCTGCAAATGCGATCAGCGACGTCTATGCCATGGGAGGAAAACCGGTAATGGCGATTGCGATTTTGGGCTGGCCAATTGAAAAGCTTGCACCAGAAGTCGCGCAGAAGGTTTTAGAAGGAGCAAGGGCTATTTGTGCCGAAGCTGGGATCACGCTGGCTGGCGGACACAGTATTGATTGCCCTGAGCCTGTTTTCGGCTTATCAGTAAATGGGTTGGTTAATATTCCTCAGCTCAAACAAAACTCTACCGCTACTGCTGGTTGCCGGTTATATTTAACAAAAGCATTAGGTGTAGGGATTTTGTCTACTGCGCAAAAGAAAGGTGTTTTGCTTCCCGAGGATGCAGCAATTGCACTTAAAAGCATGACTACACTCAATAAAATGGGAGAGCTATTTGGTCAGTTACCCAGCATAAAAGCGATGACAGATGTAACAGGTTTTGGTTTGCTGGGACATTTGGCTGAAATGTGTGACGGAAGTGGTTTGTCTGCAACCATTGAATTTGATAAAGTTCCGGTAATTTCATCTTTGCCTTACTATCTTGACCTGAACTGCTATCCGGGCGGTACACAAAGAAACTGGAATAGTTATGGACACAAGATCAGTACATTAACAGATCATCAGAAGTTTATTCTGGCAGATCCTCAAACCAGCGGAGGTTTATTGGTCGCTGTGGAAGCTGAAGGAGTGGAAGAATTCGAAGCGCTTTTAAAAAACCAGGGATTAACTGATGCGCATCTCATTTCTTTTGGCTGGCTGGAAAATACAGTAAATGAACCCTTGATTAAAGTAATTTAAAACCTGATATAGACAAACTATGCTTAAGAACATTTTATTAAAAGTATCATTTACTGCATTGTTATTTACAGCGATGACAGCTGTTAGTTATGCGCAAGTTTCAAAACCTCGTTTCCAAAGCAATCCCTGGGAAGAAGATCAGTTGATTTCACCTGCTGTACTGGCAAATATGATCAGTAAAAAAGAAGATGTTAAAATTTACAATATCGGTGTTGTTCAAAATATAAAAGGAGCAACGAACCTGGGCACTGCAAGTGAAGCCGGGAATCTGAATAAATTGAAGGAAATCCTGAAGACCACCCCTAAAAATAAAGCGATTGTAATTTATTGCGGATGTTGCCCGATGGATAGATGTCCGAATATCAGACCCGCATTTAAGGCTTTTACGGATCAGAAATTTACAAATGTGCGGTTATTAGAACTTCCCACAAATATCAAAACAGACTGGATTGATCATGGATATCCCGTAGACTAAAAATTACTATCATCGGATAGTTCATGATAATCAACGGATTCCCCATTCTATTTATAACAGTTCACTAATAGCTTTGTTCAGATGAGAAAAATATCATTATACCTGACTATTATCTGTTGTCTTTTCCATTCCAAAACTTCTGCTCAATCCAATCAGGAAAGTAGTCTGGCCTTAACACCGCCAATGGGATGGATGACATGGAATTATTTCGCAGATCAGATCACCGAAAAAGATATCATGGAAATGGCCGATGCAATGGTTAGCAGTGGTATGCTAAAAGCAGGCTATAATTACGTACTCATTGACGACGGATGGCAGGGGGGAAGAGATCATAAAAATAACATCATTGCTGACCCGAAGAAATTCCCTTCAGGAATTAAAGCACTTGCTGATTATGTTCATGGTAAAGGCTTGAAACTGGGGATATATTCCGACGCTTCATTACTAACCTGTGCAGGCTATACTGCGAGCCTTCATTTTGAAGAACAGGACGCAAAAACATTTGCTTCCTGGGGAATAGATTATCTGAAATATGACTATTGTGGTGCTCCTGAAGACGTCGAAACTGCAAAAAGCAGGTATAAAACAATGGCAGATGCGCTACGCAATAGTGGAAGAACTATTGTATTTGGTATTTGTGAATGGGGAGGCCGTAAACCCTGGTTATGGGCACCTGAATCCGGCGGGCAATTATGGCGGACTACCAATGATATCAGAGACAAATGGAAACGCAGATCGGCAAAAGAAGGGGGAGAGGGTATATTAGATATTATTGACCTGAATGCTCCGCTGGCTGAATTTGCCGGCCCCGGACACTGGAATGATATGGATATGCTGGTGGTTGGGCTGAATGGTAAAAAAGGCCCTTCTGGTGATTTAGGTGGAACCGGATGTACACAAGCGGAATACCAGAGCCAGATGAGTTTATGGTGTATGCTGGCATCGCCGCTGGCAGCTACGAATGATATCCGGAATATGAGTGAAGAAGTTAAGCGGATTCTATTAAATCCTGAAGTGATTCTGCTCAATCAGGATACCTTAGGAAAACAGGCTGTCCGGAAATTAAACAATGAAACCTGGACTGTTTTTCTAAAACCACTGGCCAATGGTGACTATGCATTGGCTATCTTAAACCGGAGTAATCAAACTCAGCAAATCACCTATGATTTTGGATTAACCGGAAGTTATCAAATCAAGGATTTATGGCAGCATAAAGTTATCAGAACAGGGAAAAACTGGAAGGGTAGTGTTAATTCCCATGAAACCAGGTTATTCCGTCTGATCAAAAAATAAAAATCTCCAAATAATTTGCGCAATTGATCGGTTGCATGTATATTTGCAACTGATCAATTGCGTAAATTATCAGGAAATGAGAAGAGATGTATTTCAGGCTATTGCCGATCCTACCCGCAG
The sequence above is drawn from the Pedobacter cryoconitis genome and encodes:
- a CDS encoding ABC transporter permease, which translates into the protein MPNKPVFFYLVKREFGLFWSNKIFVVAFLIMPVILAFLLGNVYMDGAVKHLKIVVVDKDNTSMSTKLIDMFSDHPTLHVLEVKHETIDLDQTMLDTRAIAIVVIPERFEADVLNKRNPEVNTYLNMSNTVAAGAVGTAIAQCNGTLNAGIGIEAMKKSGLPASVAAQRIQPFQLNLFQLYNPGQSYLVFLWPALIFSILHQLLLLAMAVSFSQEIENNTFNKAGLLGLTTSAFQLIIIKMVPYLILSMITLLVFYLFSLHFKLPNPVHPEVLFLSQILMVISTCLLGGLYSLIFPSQLKATELLLCIASPAFTVSGFTWPADQTPVILEAFGKIIPLTPYLRSLRALLLEGANIHDVMPFIQHQLILIAVFFLLSFILLKLRIRKSLRVSKEVNAEEE
- a CDS encoding ABC transporter permease, translated to MNRLKTFLSLTGREFRLFKNNPIMVMLFIGGPILYGVIFGAVYQKGKFTDLPVMVVDKDNSAMSARFIDMLDDMDVLKVVNVKHESINMKTVLMNDKALAAVVIPDGFEADLLQNRHPEINAYVNNANLMTSSYVSRALLTAGGTLNAGIKIGAMQKQGLPAAVAANQYEAFHSNTFRLYNPASNYMIYSWPSYLAIILQTVTIVVMALSFTSEYEANTFKELCQKSKTVSMMMAIKVVPYWIISIGLAGILACFYVIFREPFPKHILDAALIFLLFIAAATFMGMVASILFKTQLRAVQFLMVLSMTVYIVSGYSWPFDQTGWAARVFAYIFPMMPFVNGYRILLFQSGTLNDISDYTTILVIQLCFYILLSYILLKIKTRKEMKRNKN
- a CDS encoding DUF4932 domain-containing protein, coding for MKLTITFLLVLINTFSFAKPPVFSRPVPVFNKTQAVASTVDRRVELLSIVFRLAGNPEYNMNFAKQYVKDINAYFGKYKDQPIISFAKKLSEEKGIGFSRVMFLAANLEFKGDQFSLIKVSKSSLAGKWEMEDALKFVKLLNDFYKTSSFEVFYKNHQSIYNVATTRFNQASASFDPNWYPAYYGDHSVDYKTVVGLANGGANYGPSVFPAGQKKIVYAIMGSWTFDETSQPLFSANDYLPTLIHEFNHSFVNHILEEDGNGKLLEASGGILLDSQRIEMKREAYEDWQSLINESLVRACVVRYLIDHKNEDKVVQAEILEQQKKGFLWTKELVMLLGEYESSRDRYPTFKSFYPRIITFFNQTAGNIKEIKAAYHAKQ
- the mnmH gene encoding tRNA 2-selenouridine(34) synthase MnmH; translation: MIKSISIHDFINLPESVPLIDVRTPLEFQQGRIPGAFNVPVFTNEERVQVGTTYKQVGREQAILLGFDLTGNKWSSFIREALVISPGKKIAVHCWRGGMRSGAMAWALDLYGFEVYLIEGGYKNYRRWSAAQFEKAYQLTIVGGMTGSGKTKLLHQLRTMGEQIIDLEELAQHQGSSYGTMNKMVQPTQEQFENNFAFQLNKLDRQSRIWIEDESLTIGKRCIPNPFWYQMRTSLVLNIAVPDEHRVELLAAEYGALDPEFLIECTQRIWKRLGPEQTKNAILAIQEDRMSDFIRIVLVYYDKTYKTGLHKRDPEKIKTIAIDSKDIKVNAAKMLLTIQELHSTQQL
- the selD gene encoding selenide, water dikinase SelD, yielding MESTPIKLTQYSHGAGCGCKISPAVLDKILHTTVPATADPRLLVGNDKRDDAAVFDLGNGTALISTTDFFMPIVDDPYDFGRIASANAISDVYAMGGKPVMAIAILGWPIEKLAPEVAQKVLEGARAICAEAGITLAGGHSIDCPEPVFGLSVNGLVNIPQLKQNSTATAGCRLYLTKALGVGILSTAQKKGVLLPEDAAIALKSMTTLNKMGELFGQLPSIKAMTDVTGFGLLGHLAEMCDGSGLSATIEFDKVPVISSLPYYLDLNCYPGGTQRNWNSYGHKISTLTDHQKFILADPQTSGGLLVAVEAEGVEEFEALLKNQGLTDAHLISFGWLENTVNEPLIKVI
- a CDS encoding rhodanese-like domain-containing protein, which produces MLKNILLKVSFTALLFTAMTAVSYAQVSKPRFQSNPWEEDQLISPAVLANMISKKEDVKIYNIGVVQNIKGATNLGTASEAGNLNKLKEILKTTPKNKAIVIYCGCCPMDRCPNIRPAFKAFTDQKFTNVRLLELPTNIKTDWIDHGYPVD
- a CDS encoding glycoside hydrolase family 27 protein, which codes for MRKISLYLTIICCLFHSKTSAQSNQESSLALTPPMGWMTWNYFADQITEKDIMEMADAMVSSGMLKAGYNYVLIDDGWQGGRDHKNNIIADPKKFPSGIKALADYVHGKGLKLGIYSDASLLTCAGYTASLHFEEQDAKTFASWGIDYLKYDYCGAPEDVETAKSRYKTMADALRNSGRTIVFGICEWGGRKPWLWAPESGGQLWRTTNDIRDKWKRRSAKEGGEGILDIIDLNAPLAEFAGPGHWNDMDMLVVGLNGKKGPSGDLGGTGCTQAEYQSQMSLWCMLASPLAATNDIRNMSEEVKRILLNPEVILLNQDTLGKQAVRKLNNETWTVFLKPLANGDYALAILNRSNQTQQITYDFGLTGSYQIKDLWQHKVIRTGKNWKGSVNSHETRLFRLIKK